The following DNA comes from Thermostichus vulcanus str. 'Rupite'.
ACAATAGCAGATTTGTGGGTACGCTACCGTGCTGGTGGGCGAGATTTTCGGGGTAGTCAACTGGCTCAGGTGGATCTAAGCCGTTCCGACCTGGGGGGGATTGATCTCAGTCGCTCTGATTTGAACCGGGCGCAGTTACGGGAGATCGACTGGGTCGAGGCGATTTTGCGTGGAGCCGATTTGCGCGGAGCGGATTTGCAACGGGCTAACTTAGCGGGGGCAGATCTCAGCCGGGCCAATTTGCACCGGGTGAATCTAACTGCTGCCACCCTCACCGGGGCCAACTTATCGGGCAGCCGACTGGAGGGATCCAATCTCCGCCATGCTTACGTGATTGGGGCCAACTTTTCAGAAGCCTTCATGTGGAAAACCGACCTACGAGAAGCCAACCTGAGCGGCAGCGATCTCAGTCGGGCAGCCTTGCGGGGGGCGGTTCTGACGGAAGTGAATTTAAGCCTGGCTAACTTGACCAGTACCAACCTGTCCCAAGCTCAGTTAAGCAGGGCGCTCCTGGCCGATGCTGGCCTACACGGCACCATTCTCATGGGTTGTAACCTCCAGGGATCCCAGTTGAGCAAGGCGGATCTAAGTTTGGCACTATTGTTGGGGGCCAATTTGCAACAGGCCAATTTACGGGGAGCAGGCTTGGTGGGGGCAAGTGTACGCGGTGCGGCTTTTCAGGGAGCAGATTTGCGAGGAGCCGTGATGCAGGTGCGCAACCTAGAACAGGCCCAGCTAGAGGGGGCACTGTATAACTGGCAAACCGTGCTGCCGCAGGGATTTGATCCCGTTGGGGCCGGTATGGTTTGGAGCGAGGAGGGTTAAGAGCCAGCGACCCTCTGATAGCTTCCGTAGTATTTCTAATCTCCCGACATTGGGATCCTGACAGGTGCGGCATTTGCCTCTTCAGAGGGGGGGGATCCCGTACCGAAGCGAGCAAGGATTGAGTGTTAGTTTTAACTTAACCAAAACTTCAGAACTGTAACGGTCTGTGGGAACAGGCTGACAGATTCTGATGGGGTTGTACCTGCTGTATCTATGGAGCTTGTTTACTCCATGTCGAGCCCAATTAATTTCATCCCTGGTTTTGAGGCCGTGCAGACTCCTAGCCCCGACAATCGGCTCTGGCAATATCTGCAGACCCAGGATCCCAACATTTTTCAAGATATTGCCCGCAATTCTTCCCCGGAAGTGTTGGAGATCCTAGGCCACAACATCCGCAGCCTTGTGGGGGCCTTGCCTCCAGAACAATTTGGGGTTCAAGTGATCACCAACCGGGAGAGTTTGGCCAAGATGCTGTCTGGCGCGATGATGGGCGGCTATTTTCTGCGGGTGATGGAGGAGCGCTTAGCCCTGGAGCAAGCCTTGAATAACTCAGCGACTTCTGTGGCCCCCACTCAGCCGGAGGAAGGCAAGGCTTAAGCAATTCCATTCCTTGGTGCTTGCTTGTCCCTCTCCCCTTACCAAGAGCAGCGTAAAGCCCCCGGTTTCAAACCGGGGGATATAAGCGCACAGGCTGAATTTATTCAGCCGTGGTGTGGGTCGTTGATGTATTCCAACACCTTCTGAGTACTAATCTTCCCGGTAGTGTCGAACCCATACGAATGCGTCCACAGGCTGGGTAACCT
Coding sequences within:
- a CDS encoding DUF760 domain-containing protein, which encodes MSSPINFIPGFEAVQTPSPDNRLWQYLQTQDPNIFQDIARNSSPEVLEILGHNIRSLVGALPPEQFGVQVITNRESLAKMLSGAMMGGYFLRVMEERLALEQALNNSATSVAPTQPEEGKA
- a CDS encoding pentapeptide repeat-containing protein — encoded protein: MEFLKKIEVDDFKLLFQTLYWLKKIKATYYVWELMTRSACSQPPESPEPVDPETTALFPKGSEARAVTTIADLWVRYRAGGRDFRGSQLAQVDLSRSDLGGIDLSRSDLNRAQLREIDWVEAILRGADLRGADLQRANLAGADLSRANLHRVNLTAATLTGANLSGSRLEGSNLRHAYVIGANFSEAFMWKTDLREANLSGSDLSRAALRGAVLTEVNLSLANLTSTNLSQAQLSRALLADAGLHGTILMGCNLQGSQLSKADLSLALLLGANLQQANLRGAGLVGASVRGAAFQGADLRGAVMQVRNLEQAQLEGALYNWQTVLPQGFDPVGAGMVWSEEG